TAAGGCCGCTTCTACGCGTGTTAGGACTGTCGTGAATTCCTCATACGAAAGAGTTGTATCCCTCAACACTATCTTCAAGTGTTTCTTCGCTGACTTTACTGCAGCTTCCCATAATCCACCAAAATGAGGAGCTGCTGGTGGGATTAGATGCCATTGTATCCCTTCCTCAGCTGCATATCTTGATGCATTTTCGGTTGCATCTTTTGTCGCCTTTTTCAATTCCTTTTCTAGTACGTTCTTCGCACCAACCAAGTTTGTGCCATTATCACTATATATGTTGGCTGGTTTTCCTCTGCGTGATATAAATCTTTTGAACGCAGCTAGAAAAGTTTCTTTTGTAAGATCACTGACGAGTTCCATATGTACGGCTTTCGTGCTGAAACAGACAAATATAGCGATATAGCTTTTGGTCTTCGCAACTCCCCTTACTTTTGACGCCCTCGTGAAGAAAGGTCCAGCGAAATCAACTCCGCACGAAGTAAAGGGAGGAGATGAAGTCACTCTCGAATGCGGAAGATTTCCCATCAGCTGATCCGGAGTGTGTCTTTTATGTCTGAAACAAATTAGACATTTGTCTATTATACTCTTTACAGTACTTCTCGAATTAGGAATCCAATATTTGTTCCTTAGATAATTCAACGTCAGTGAAATTCCTCCATGTAATGTGGAATGATGGGCTTCACGTATAATTAAATTAGCCAAATGAGATTTCTGGGGTATCAAAACTGGATGTTTTGCCCCATATGGGAGTTCTGAATTTTCGAGTCTTCCTCCCACTCTAAGAAGTCCATCCTCATCAAGAAATGGACTCAACGAGAGTATCTTACTTTTGGAGAGAATAGGAAGTTTCTTTTGAAGTCGATAAACTTCTGGTCCGAAATATTTTGCTTGGAGTGACTTGACCAGAAACAGTTCCGCCTCTCTCAACTCTTTAGTTGTCAAAGGACCTCTTGTTTGCTCTTTTTTCTTTAACAAGTTAATAAATCTGAAGTAATATGCTGCGATACGAATTGTCTTTGATAAGGAATCATATTTATCCAGAAGCTCATTCTCTGGTATATCTAATTCTGGTATTTTTTCTTCAGCAGCCATGTGGTCGAAAAAATCATCTCTGTCTATCAACGACAATGGAATTGAAGTAGATGTGGCAGCCATACATGCTTCTTCTACCATTCTCAGATGCTCATGCTCCTTATCTGGCCAATAATCCTCAGGATCCTTTAGCCATGTTGGTCCTCTCCACCATAGTTTGGTGGTACGTAATTTTGAAGGACAAATTCCTCGCGACAGAAGATCTGCTGGATTTTCTTCTGTGGAAACATATTGCCAAATCTTTTTATCCgtatatttatgaattttttcgaTCCGTTGGACTACATAATCACCCCATTCAGATGCATCTCTTCGAAGCCATGCCAGGACTATTTTAGAATCAATCCAAGCATGACAGTTTACATCCGCGATATCGAGTGTTTTCAAAGTCATATCAAGGAGCTCAGCTAGCAAAACTGCTCCACAGAGCTCAAGTCGAGGCATTGTGTATGGTTTGTCCAATGGAACAACCCGTGTTTTAGCAGCAAGTGGTAGTATCATCACGAGACTATCCTTTTCAACACGTGCATACACCACTGCGCCGGACGCCTTCTCCGAAGCGTCCGAGAAACCATGCAACTGTACATTTGCTCCTGGTGAATAGTTCATGTATCTCGGAATTCTTATTTTCTCCACCTCTGGAAGGTTACGTAGAAATTCTTTCCAATCATCCACGATGCCTTTTGAAACAGGTTTGTTCCAGTCTACTTGATCCTTACATGCTCTCTGCATGATTAATCTAGCTCTTATAGTTACTGGAGCTAGCCAACCAATAGGATCATAGATAGAAGCCAGATCGGATAGTATCATTCTCTTGTCCATCTGACCAGAGCGAGGAGTTGgttttattttgtaagaaaattggTCGGTGTTAGGATCCCAACCAACACCAAGAGCTGTTAATGTCTCATTTTCAGTCAGTTGCAGATACTTAGCTTCAATTTGTTCTTCAGAGAGGTTTGCTAGCAACTCAGGTTTGTTACTAGTCCATTTTCTCAAATTCATGCCTCCCTTTTGTAGCAAATTGATCAATTCATTCTGAATTTAAAGAGCACCCTCCACTGTGTCTGCCCCTGTCATTACGTCATCGacgtaaaaatcttttatggCGGCGACAGCAGCAGGGAATTGCGCTCCTTCGTCTTCAGCCAACTGCATCAGAACCTTCACCGACAAGTACGTGGCCGGTGCAGTTCCATACGTCACCGTATTTAACCTGTACTCACGAATTGGTTGCTCAGGGCTGCCTCTCCACAGAATTCTCAAGTAATCTCTGTGTTCTTCTGCTACGATTATCTGCCTGAACATCTTCTCGATGTCAGCAGTGTATACATACTTGTACTTACACCAACGTATGATAAtctgatttaaattttgttgCAGCTTTGGACCAGCATGCAACACTGAATTCAAGCTTTTTCCTGTTGATGTCTTACAAGACGCATCAAAGACAACACGCGTCTTGGTCGTGgaactttctttcttaaaaaccgCGTGATGTGGCAAATAATATTTTCCACCATCAGGAGGTGCAAGCGACATATGCCCCAAAGAAATATACTCATGAATAAATTCAGAGTAATCCTTTCTTAGTTGCTCGTTGCTGTGTGTTGATCCATTTCCCAGAAAAGCTGTAATTTTCGATCAATTTCAGCCATCGAAATCATGCTAATTATTTTACTTTCTGGAAGTTTCTTTTGACTATGAGATCCTGTTAAGATCCATCCAAACTCTGTGTTCTGTGCGCTAATAGTGTTTGATCTTTTTATCCCATTCTTCAAAAATTGATGCATAAATCTGTGCACCAAGGATCATGTCTATGGGTCCTGGTGTCATGAATGTTGGATCTGCCATCAGAATGTTATCAACCTTCAATCCTTTGTATGAATCAGTTTTGATAGGTTGTTGTGGTAATAGTCCTGTGAGCGAGGATAGTACAAGTGCTCCAACCTCAAGTTTATAAGTTGATGGAAATCTTGGCGCTAGAATGATCTGAACCTGATGTTTCGAGACAGCAGCTGCACTTCCACCTATTCCTCGAATGGGTGCATTAATTCTCTCGCGTGGCAACGCAAGTTCTTGGGCTGCTCGTTCTGATATGAAGGAATCCCCAGATCCTGTATCAAGCAACGCACGAAGATAATGCCAATCTCCTCCATTTGCTCTCGCTTTCATGAGAATTGTAGGAAATAATGGCGAAGTTGAGCTTGTATGCAGGGAGACATGCTCAGAATCCTCAAACTCTTCAGAATCCTTCTGTTCTTCCTGATTATCCGTAGATAGAACTAATGCATCAGTTTTCTTAGGTTTAGTTTCTTTAGCTTGAGATTTCTTCTCGTAATGTAGCAAGGTGTGATGCTTTTGATCACAATGCTGACAATTCCTTTTGCTCTTACATTCCTTGTCCTTTTTATGTGACAAGCAATTAAGGCAAAGATCAAGCTTAAGAGCTGTTTGACGTTTGTTGTAAGATGTCAGCTCTTGGAATTTCGGACAGTTTGTTATTCCATGAGCTTCTTTGCACAGAAAACAAGCCATCTTGCTGGTGAGATGAAATGACTTTTTAACGGTTTCTTCTTCGCACCTTTTTTCTTGCTTTCAGGATCACCTGAATCCTCTTTATCGTTTGCTTTGAGCACTCTGTGCCTCTTGCGTAGGAAAGTCATAAATTGTGCGAGTGTGGGCATTTCAGTTGGATCGGGAAGCAATTCCTCAAGGTATCTAAGAGCATCTTTATCCAGTTTTTTTATTGCGAATCCAATAATTAAAGGATCCCAATTTTCAGTACAACATCCTTGACTTCTTAGTCCCTCAAGGGCCTCGTTAATTTGATCATGAAGAGTTATAATGTCCGTGGCACTGTTTTGGCCAACCTTCTTCATATCAGTCAGGATGTCGATATGACTCATAATAATTTCTCTCTTATTGTCATACCTTTCTTTTAGCAGCTTCAATGCTGCTTTGTAATTATCACCTATCGGGGTGATTTTACTTATAACCTTCTTTGCATCTCCATCGAGATACGATAATAGATACGAAAACTTTTCAGTATCATGAAGATATGGATCATTATGAATTATATGAATGAATAACTCATAAAATCCTTTCTATTCAACAGCCTTTCCAGAAAATTTGCCAATTTTTACGGGTGGCAATTTTGGTCTATGCGACGCATGCGGCCCTGGAAACGGTGTattgaattgagaaaaatttggacCTTGTGTCCACTGATTCCCTTGTGGCATAAAGGGAACAAAATAATAGCCAGGAACATTCTGAGGTTGTCCTGCAAATCCTTGTTGATCGAAGGATTGATAAAAATTAGGTCCACGAAAACCTTGCGGTAGAGCATTTTCCTTTGAATGATCTCCACCCGAAAAACTAGAGAAAGTTTGAACATTGTTCCTCTCGTGATTTTCCGatattttatttgaagaaaGCTTCTCCGCGCTATCTCCTAGTGGCATCTCTTTACGCGCATGTGAATAACCGAAGTTCAATCCACCCCGTAGTACATCATCTCCCCACGAGATATGTCGAGATCCAGAAAATTCGCCAAGACGCTGTGGCTCATGTGACAGCTGCTCTTGCGAGcgtgaaaaatttggaaaatctcGAAGAGGGTTATCCGGCCATTTCGAATAAACACCTGTATAAGACAACTCTGTCTTACTTGAGGAACGAGCCTCAGCATCATCTTCATCCGAAGATTGGCCATCCGACACGGGATGCTGAGTCTTATCGTCATCAGACGACAATTCTTTGAGCTTTTCTTCCATCAGGAATTTCGCCTCCATATATACTTTTTGAGTCGCGCCATaaaagtcatttttgaaatattcgtcATCTTTGCTTAGGTGTCGGTCAAGCTGAATGTGATTACTTTGAAATTCTTTCCATCTCTCTTCAATTTTCGCGAGACGACGCTGAATTGACTCCCGCGTTTTACGTTTGCCCTCTTTTTTATAATTAGTAAGCAATCGTTCCATTTCTACCGCGTGTTTCGCAGCGTCATCAAGAATACCCTTTGTGTCCATTGCTTGTGTGACGAGTGCAAAGTTCTCTTTCTCAATCAGTGTatgtagagaaaaaaaagaaatgcagtGGAATTTTGTGccaaaataaaattgtgtttatttgacaaaaaaagtatttaaaaaatcaaataaagtgaataaaagttGTTATGAGTGAAAATGTGTCCCTTGGTGAGATTCTTCCGCATCCAGCCTCTGGATTTTGGAGTTAATTTCGGCTAATTTTGCCTCCAACACCTTCACGGCTTTTCTTCTGCGCCGTTGCTGGACTTTTCTGCCTCCGCGGCTTCGTCTGTGCTTCTTCTTAGGAAGCTCAAAGAGGCGTTTAGAGGACGATCTTCTAGCCAAATACTCCTGTATGGTGATTGGCCTTGGTCCAGCAGTAGGATATTGGAGCAACTTTTCCAGAGATGGCTTTTCTGATTTCTGAAAGGCTTCTGGAGGCGGTGGTGGCGGAGCCTCTGTGGCCTTATAGAGAGGAGTCGGAG
This genomic stretch from Phlebotomus papatasi isolate M1 unplaced genomic scaffold, Ppap_2.1 HiC_scaffold_161, whole genome shotgun sequence harbors:
- the LOC129808885 gene encoding uncharacterized protein LOC129808885 gives rise to the protein MGNLPHSRVTSSPPFTSCGVDFAGPFFTRASKVRGVAKTKSYIAIFVCFSTKAVHMELVSDLTKETFLAAFKRFISRRGKPANIYSDNGTNLVGAKNVLEKELKKATKDATENASRYAAEEGIQWHLIPPAAPHFGGLWEAAVKSAKKHLKIVLRDTTLSYEEFTTVLTRVEAALNSRPISPLSNDPNDLSALSPGHFLIGRQILAPPEDEVEEEEPLRRWKKVTRLNQSLWKRWSRDYLQHLQQRYKWQRLKEPVDIGDLVLITDGNIPPQRWSLARVIRIHPGSDGINRVVDLKTKDREKRRPITKTAKLLIDQKPDRTDSDFRQTPCSREKDIS